A window of Roseiflexus castenholzii DSM 13941 genomic DNA:
ATACTGCGCCAATAGTGAGCGCCATTCCCGTTGTTCTTGGGCTTGCCCAGCACCTTAAGCGCATCGACTACCGCCGAACGTGAAACTGCACTCAATCGCTCCAAAATCCATTCGAGCCGATGCTGCGTCCACCGTTCTAAGTTTTGGGTACGCTGCTGCACAGGAATATCCGTCTGCACCTCGGCAAAACAACGGCGCAATTCGGCCAGACGCTTCCGGGGAAGATCTTTCAGGGCATAGCGCTGCGCCAGCAGATGCTTGAGGTCGATCCCGCGCAGCAAGGCGTCTTCCGAGAGATCGTGCTCTGCGACCCAATACGGACGTAACGAGCGCCGGATGACCTGATCACCGTCTGCCTCGGCCATACCCGCCAACCGATTGCCCAAAATGACCTCGAAATTGACCGCCGATAGATGCTCGTTCGTCCTGGCAGCCAGCAATTTGCTCTGGCGCTTGGCATCCTCCAGCCAAGCTTCGGCCCGGCGATGGGCCAGCGCATACGGATAGGTACGCTTGCAAATCACCACTGCCGCGGCAATCGTCGGGCGAGGCACATTGCACAGATTTATCTTATTTATCAGATTTTGCATGCGCTTTTCCCATTCGAGGCAGAAGCGACGGGCAATATCGAGCGCATACGACGCCGGGATGAGCGCAAAGAGATCGTCACCACCGAGAATGAGCGGAAGCATCGGCATCATCGTCGCCTGTGCCGGAACTTGCTTGCGGAACTCAATCATCGGAACGGCCAGACTCTCACTCAGCACCGTTGATAGACCTTGCGAAAGGTTCTGGAGCTGCCCCTGGTCACAACTGCCGAATAATTGACCCATACCGTTGCCGTCGGCCACCAAATAGGCTACGTAGTTTCGTTTACTCAGGTCAAAAACGGCAATAGCATCAGCGTCTTCGGGCCAATCGGGTTCAATGTGGGCAGGAATTGCCGCTTCCTTAGCATAAGGATCGTACACTCCACCAAGGAATTCGCGCAGACCACGATCACGCTCGGTTGCTTTGATCTGACAGGTCGCACACAGATACCTGTGGCGGGAAGCGTTCCTTCCCGCCAGCCGATCACGCCGTTCCGCCAACCCCACGCCACACGACTCGCAGAATGCGACATACGGCATATGCACTTCGGCTACTACTCCCTGCCGATGACTCTTCGCCCAGCGCAACTTTGTACCGGCTTCATCATTGGCCGTGCGGAAATCACTGTTCATCGCTACAGGCTCAGCAACTGTCAGGCTGCCACCCAACGCCAGCCGGTAGCGTTCAGCCAGATCGACGCCGAAAGCAACCGCGTCATTTCGATCGTTAAAGATCACCCGGAAACTACCGCCGTCATTGACTACAACCTGACCGTTGTACTGCTTCGCCACGGTATCTTCGACGCTACGGCAGAAGCGAGTCAGCAACTGACTCGCCCCGACCACTTCGCGCAAGCGCGAAGAGCGAAAGATGAAATCCTGAATCTTATCGGCCTCGGCAGCCAAGAGGTAGCGCATAGGTGGACCTCCAATTATTATTTATTGGCGCAGACCAGGTGGTAGGAATGTCAGATCGCATACCTCAACCAAACGCGACCACGAAGGCGCTGCGACTCGCTCTTTCCTTCCTGTAGCAGCAGCAACCATACCTGGATAGAAATGCTCTAACCATTTTTGGATAAACTCATCCACAGCAGCCTTTACCCAATCCAACGCGGCCTCGGCAACAGAACGAGGAAGGTACAGATGGGTATGAATGGCTTCACCGCGCAGTTTGGTGAAACCCTGATAATTCTTGTGAGAAAAATCGAGCGCTTTGCGGTTCCAATACTTATTGAGTGAAGGACAACCCGACACAATTTCTTTTCCAATCTGTCGCAGGTTAAGCGGGTTGACTCTCACCAATACGTCTCGCATTGCCCCAGCCCCACTGTGATCGGCGAGAAGTTTGAAACCTTTGATCTGATCGGCATCAGATAAATCACTCACTTTGCTCGTTGACCCGCTATTGTCCTTCAGGACGAGGCTATCTTTGAGCCAAGCAATACATAGCCGCGCCTTCAAGAGAAACTCGTCCAGAGCGGCTGCCCGCAAATACGCCGAACGGTAATCTTCATTCTTCGTAATCAACCGCTCGATCTTCGCCAGCTCATCGCTCACATACGCCAGCAGCGGTTCTGGTTGGGCAAACAGCGAATGAGTAGGGGCGGGATCGCCATGTTTCAACTTCAGGTGTTCATCCAGCAACTGCTGCGCCGCCTTGGTTGCGGTCGTTGCTGCGGACACATTGGGCCAAATCGGACCTAAGACATCAATGCTCCACGGCGCCACATCATCGGGCAACGGCGGATTGAAGGAATCTCGCAGCTTCTTAGCAACGGCGTAATTGCCGTTTTCCCACTCTTCATACATTCTGAGCAACTCGGCCAAACGCTCTACCTTCTCCAGATCACGCGGCTCAAACAGCGACTCGCGGTTGGCAGTAACGTCCAGAGTTTGCGACATCGCGCCGAGGATACCATTCCCCTGACGATCGGGGCTGTGCTTCGTCCCCAACAAAACCAGTGCATTGCGGAAGCTGTAGCTTTCGTACAACCGCCGCACCTGCTCCCAGTCACGCAGGTGGAAGGCTGCGTAGGGATTGGCAACGGCGCCAATGCGACAGGTAAAGCCATAGGGTCGGTGCCAATCACGGTCATACTCATCAAAATCAACATAGGTGATCGGCAGACCCGAATGAGCCGCGTAGAGAAATGCGCCCACCACCATACTCTTCTTAGCGCCGGTAATGTCTACGACGTTGGTGTAACCTGCCGGAGGTTGGGCTTCCTGTTTTTGGAACGCTTTGCAGAGAGTGCGGAAAACGTGGGTGGGCGTATCTTTGGGCAGTTCGATCAGTTCAAAACTATTGTCCGCCAAATCGGGACGGAACTGTTCAGGGAGAGGAGCCTGCTTCAGGCTCAGCATATACTGCTTAAGCAGCGTACCATGATCGATGCCCGGTGTCCCGCTATACGATGTATTCAATACCAACACTACCCGCTTCGGCTTCAACACGCAAACAACCTGCAACAGAGGCTCAAACGACTCACCGACGGTCAGCGCTAAGGTATGCACGGGCCAGTCAACACCGTGTAGCCGATCAGGTTCTTGAGCAGCTATCTTAAGTTCGCAACCCAGCAATTGCTGAAGATAATGCTCATAGTCGGGGTTATTCTTCCAGTATTTGCGTGTCTGTTCCCTCAAATTGTCAACATCACACTTGCCACCCATACACTCCTCGCTTGCAGATACTCATGACGTACACCGATTGAGCAGTCTGATCAGCTAATGCAGTCTACCTTATCACTGTCATCGGTGCTGCTCATCCCCACTCCTGCTGACTTTTCCTCATCATTTCTGCTGATGCGAATCGGTTGAACGGCTGCTATACTCCCTCTATAAACATGGCAAAACGCTCGCGGATAAAGCGATAGTCGAGCGATTCGTCGTCCGCAAGTTCCCATGCAACACGGCACTCAGCCAGGATGGCAGTTTTGTGCGTATTGACGGTGCTCAACGAAATCGACAACGCATCGGCGACCTGATCCGGGCGCAACCCCCGGGCAAAGGCGCACAGCACGTCGCGCTGGCGCATGGTGAGCCGCTCCCACACCTGGCGACACTGTGGCTCATCAACGGCGACAATGCGCCGCAACTGCGTCTCCACCGCCTGCATTGGCGTCTGCGCCAGGGCGCGCAACGCCGGAAAATAGGCGCCCCACGGCGCCAGTGGCGCCTGAATCAACTGTACGCCGTCGGCAGGTGTCACGTGCATCAGTGCACTATCTTTGACCCGTTGCAACGTTGCTTCCGGCGTGTGCATGTGCCAGATGCGGTCCTGGTGGTCGCAGAGCAGCGCAGCCGCCGACATCGCCAGCAGCGCCAGCATGCGCCGACCGCCGCTGAGACAGAGGTGCAGCCGCCTCCCTTCACGTTTGAGGTCGGCTATCAGGTCGCGGATGCATTGCCACGCCGCCTCGGCGTCCGCTGCTGCGCGGATGTCGGTCAGTTCCGAGCCGTTCGCGCGAAGAGGGACGCGGCGCAGTCGGCAGCGCCGTCCGGCATAGTGATCGTCGAGAAATTCCTGTTGCAGGCGCTGCAATGCGTGCCGCGTGCGCAGGTTGTTGAGCGACAAATGGATGAGGTAGACATCGGTGATGATTTCACCCTGCGCGATCAGAGCGTCGAGGGCAAAGGTCACGATTTGCGGCTGCCCTCCCAGCGTCGCCACCAGCGTGGCGCCGGCGTCGGTCATTGGCTGCATGCTTGCTCCCATGTGATCAGCGCGCGATGGATGTGCGGTCGATCACGCGCTATCCTCACTCCTCAGCGGGGTAGAACGCGAGGCGCGCCCCCTCCCGATCCGCGCGGATCCATCCCTATCCGTTCCATCCGTGTTCCATTCACCAGGAGTCGCCTGTGAACCCATTCCCTGCCATTCTCATCGGCGGTCCGCCGCATAGCGGCAAGTCGGTGCTGACATACCTTCTCACACAAGAGTTGCGCCGGCAGCGCGTGGAACATTACGTGTTGCGCGCCTGCCCCGACGGCGAAGGCGACTGGAGCCAGGAAGCGCCTCCCGAAACGGTGCGACTGCTGCGGCAGAAAGGATCGTTCAGCGCCAACTTTGTCGATCGGGTCTGCCGCGACTTAGCGCAACGCCATTTGCCGCTGATCGTCGATGCCGGCGGAAAACCGACGCGCGATCAGGAGCGCATCTTCGACCATTGCACCCATGCCGTCCTCATTTCCGCCACAGTCGCGGGGCTGACAGAATGGCGCGAGCGCGCCGAACGCCACGGGCTGGCGATTATCGCAGAACTCCATTCCGTCCTCGACGGCGCCGACCGCATCGACGCCGACGCGCCGGTGTTGCGCGGGCAGATCGGCAGGCTCGAACGTCATACCGGCGCCGTCGGACCTGTGGCGCTGGCGCTGGCACAGCGGTTGAAGCAGGTTTTGAGCTACACCGATGTTGAACTGAAAGCGTACCACCTGTCGCACGCCCCTACCGAACTGGTGATCGATATTGATCACCTCGCGCGCCGGATCGGATTGCCGGAACGCGAACGGCGCTGGCAACCCGATGATCTGCCATTCGCCCTCAATGAAGTGCCGGACACAGCCCTTTCCATCTACGGACGGGGACCGAACTGGTTGTACGCCGCGCTGGCGCTGCGCGCAGCGCCAAACACGGTCTTCCTGTTCGACCCCCGCCTGGGATGGCAACCTCCCGTTTCATTGACTTGCGCATCATCGGCGGCGCCTGATGCGGTTTCATGGCAGATCACCACAACCTCCGAATGGACCTGGATTGAGATGCAACCCGGAATGCCATACCTCGACTACCACGAAATCGACGGCACAACACTGCCGGCGTGCGACCCACAGCGCGGCATAGTGCTCAGCGGCAAGATTCCACACTGGTTGACCGTCGGCGCGGCGCTTGCCTACCGCCATCATCCGTGGCTGGCAATCGTCCAGGCGCAGGAATACACGAACGGCATTGTCGTCACAAGCAGGGTGCAGGAGCATCGTCCGGGATCGCTGGTTGCGCTTCGGGGCAACTGGAATCCAGAGCATCGTTCGGGGTAATCAGATGAAGACCGCTCTGGCACAGCGTCGCAATTATACACGAGGTCGCGCAATGGGACAAGGTTCGAGCCATGATAGCAATGCGTTGCACCGTCTGACCGTCGATCAACCGGATAACCGATGTCCTCCTCGGCGCACACGTCACATTTGCGACAATAACGTATGGTAAGGTAGAAGAGACGAAAGAGCAGGTGCGCCCGTGGTGGTCGGCAGAGGCCCCACGGAAGGGCGCCTCTGCCGGGCGCGCGCCCACAGATGAAATCAAAGCGCCAACGAGGTCTTATCTTCATGCTAAAAAGGAGATAACACCATGCCAAACCCGATAGCGTACACCGGCCATCCCTTCATCGATGTCGGCTTTGCCACGATGTGCGCTTTGACCTGCAAGCGTCGCTTTGCCGATCTGACAGCAGATGATTTTCAAAAGGTCGTCGATTATATCGAGACCAACTACGTGCGCCAGCCGTTGCGCAGTTTTCTAACGGTGGCGTTCACCAGCAATGCATGGTTCGCCCAATCGGCGTTCAACCCTGATCGGTTTGATGACCCTAACAAGAAGAACGAAGCGCAGCAGAAACGCACGTATTGGGCGGATCGACACCTGCGCCAGTGGGCGCAGGCTGCTGAGTCGCTCGAAACCTGCCTCTTCACCGGACTTCCGGCAGCGGCGCTCGAGTTGTCGGGCAAACTGCAACCAGGTCGGGTTGGGCGGGCGCAAATGCCCCTGTTGCAGGGTGATGACTCGATCAACTTCTTCACCA
This region includes:
- a CDS encoding Cas10/Cmr2 second palm domain-containing protein: MRYLLAAEADKIQDFIFRSSRLREVVGASQLLTRFCRSVEDTVAKQYNGQVVVNDGGSFRVIFNDRNDAVAFGVDLAERYRLALGGSLTVAEPVAMNSDFRTANDEAGTKLRWAKSHRQGVVAEVHMPYVAFCESCGVGLAERRDRLAGRNASRHRYLCATCQIKATERDRGLREFLGGVYDPYAKEAAIPAHIEPDWPEDADAIAVFDLSKRNYVAYLVADGNGMGQLFGSCDQGQLQNLSQGLSTVLSESLAVPMIEFRKQVPAQATMMPMLPLILGGDDLFALIPASYALDIARRFCLEWEKRMQNLINKINLCNVPRPTIAAAVVICKRTYPYALAHRRAEAWLEDAKRQSKLLAARTNEHLSAVNFEVILGNRLAGMAEADGDQVIRRSLRPYWVAEHDLSEDALLRGIDLKHLLAQRYALKDLPRKRLAELRRCFAEVQTDIPVQQRTQNLERWTQHRLEWILERLSAVSRSAVVDALKVLGKPKNNGNGAHYWRSITRDNRDVVAHGMPDLLEVWEFAQELSHNPDDYEPQEDEA
- a CDS encoding CRISPR-associated ring nuclease, whose amino-acid sequence is MTDAGATLVATLGGQPQIVTFALDALIAQGEIITDVYLIHLSLNNLRTRHALQRLQQEFLDDHYAGRRCRLRRVPLRANGSELTDIRAAADAEAAWQCIRDLIADLKREGRRLHLCLSGGRRMLALLAMSAAALLCDHQDRIWHMHTPEATLQRVKDSALMHVTPADGVQLIQAPLAPWGAYFPALRALAQTPMQAVETQLRRIVAVDEPQCRQVWERLTMRQRDVLCAFARGLRPDQVADALSISLSTVNTHKTAILAECRVAWELADDESLDYRFIRERFAMFIEGV
- a CDS encoding CRISPR-associated protein Csx3 produces the protein MNPFPAILIGGPPHSGKSVLTYLLTQELRRQRVEHYVLRACPDGEGDWSQEAPPETVRLLRQKGSFSANFVDRVCRDLAQRHLPLIVDAGGKPTRDQERIFDHCTHAVLISATVAGLTEWRERAERHGLAIIAELHSVLDGADRIDADAPVLRGQIGRLERHTGAVGPVALALAQRLKQVLSYTDVELKAYHLSHAPTELVIDIDHLARRIGLPERERRWQPDDLPFALNEVPDTALSIYGRGPNWLYAALALRAAPNTVFLFDPRLGWQPPVSLTCASSAAPDAVSWQITTTSEWTWIEMQPGMPYLDYHEIDGTTLPACDPQRGIVLSGKIPHWLTVGAALAYRHHPWLAIVQAQEYTNGIVVTSRVQEHRPGSLVALRGNWNPEHRSG